From Anopheles funestus chromosome 3RL, idAnoFuneDA-416_04, whole genome shotgun sequence, a single genomic window includes:
- the LOC125772424 gene encoding trypsin-7-like codes for MAAIAYANQHVGNGAIINSKWILTSASAVFFVEEALYYVKVGADSFTSPGFWYEVFHIYRHPEFVGWDYNIALIQLKDNVRYTETVKPIALPGDDPEFFTGKLLSYGQNEHGTRHLREADYTIVADDRCVNFLTDSSARQMIIDKQGYCLFGHDQGQFYSDAGAPVVANDQLYGLFAFAEHHGGVNDGSVATRVFKFTTWIQEKMTQIG; via the coding sequence ATGGCAGCGATTGCATACGCGAACCAACACGTTGGAAATGGTGCCATCATTAATTCAAAGTGGATTCTAACGTCCGCCAGTGCCGTCTTCTTTGTAGAGGAAGCACTGTACTACGTAAAGGTTGGTGCGGACAGCTTCACGAGCCCAGGCTTTTGGTACGAGGTGTTTCATATCTACAGACATCCAGAGTTCGTCGGCTGGGACtacaatatcgctctgatacAGCTGAAAGACAATGTCAGATACACTGAGACTGTGAAGCCAATCGCGCTACCCGGTGACGATCCAGAATTCTTCACTGGAAAGTTGCTTTCTTACGGCCAAAATGAGCATGGAACGCGGCATCTTCGCGAGGCTGACTACACAATCGTCGCTGATGATCGTTGCGTTAATTTTCTAACCGATAGTTCAGCCAGACAAATGATTATAGATAAACAGGGATACTGTCTGTTCGGTCACGACCAGGGACAGTTTTACAGCGATGCAGGAGCACCGGTGGTCGCGAATGATCAACTGTACGGATTGTTTGCGTTTGCCGAGCACCATGGTGGCGTTAATGATGGATCCGTTGCGACACGCGTATTCAAGTTTACGACATGGATTCAGGAAAAGATGACGCAAATAGGTTAA
- the LOC125768605 gene encoding trypsin-7-like yields MKFTLVFLALICIYYSRSAEAQVRHIGGRDVPVIQYPFMAAISYANQHVGNGAIINSKWILTSASAVFFVEEALYYVKVGADSFTSQGFWYEVFHIYRHPEFVGWDYNIALIHLKGNIKYSQTVKPISLPVTDPDFINAKLLSYGQNEHGTRHLREADYTLTADDRCVNFLTDSSARQMIIDQQGYCLFGTDQGQFYSDAGAPVVANEQLYGLFAFAEHHGGINDGSVATRVFRFVTWIQQKIIEKG; encoded by the coding sequence ATGAAGTTTACTTTAGTGTTTCTTGCGCTGATCTGCATCTATTACTCACGGTCCGCTGAGGCTCAAGTGCGTCACATCGGTGGAAGAGATGTACCGGTTATTCAGTACCCATTCATGGCAGCGATTTCATACGCAAACCAACACGTTGGAAATGGTGCCATCATTAATTCAAAGTGGATTCTAACGTCCGCCAGTGCCGTCTTCTTTGTAGAGGAAGCACTGTACTACGTAAAGGTTGGTGCGGACAGCTTCACGAGCCAAGGCTTTTGGTACGAGGTGTTTCATATCTACAGACATCCAGAGTTCGTCGGCTGGGACtacaatatcgctctgatacACCTGAAAGGCAATATCAAGTACAGTCAGACTGTGAAGCCAATCTCGCTACCCGTCACGGATCCAGACTTTATCAATGCAAAGCTGCTTTCTTACGGCCAAAATGAGCATGGAACGCGGCATCTTCGCGAGGCTGACTACACACTCACCGCAGATGATCGTTGCGTTAATTTTCTAACCGATAGTTCAGCCAGACAAATGATTATAGATCAACAGGGATACTGTCTGTTCGGTACCGACCAGGGACAGTTTTACAGCGATGCAGGAGCACCGGTGGTCGCGAATGAACAACTGTACGGATTGTTTGCGTTTGCCGAGCACCATGGTGGCATCAATGACGGATCCGTTGCGACTCGCGTTTTCAGATTTGTTACATGGATTCAGCAAAAGATAATTGAAAAGGGTTAA